The following nucleotide sequence is from Oncorhynchus clarkii lewisi isolate Uvic-CL-2024 chromosome 6, UVic_Ocla_1.0, whole genome shotgun sequence.
TTGACCTTTCCATACTATACTCATTGGTTAGCCAAGGTCAAGTCTGTTTCAGTTCTACAAGGTCACTGGTTTATAATAAAATAATTTAAGGACTACAAAGGATTAATATAACATAAGTACTGACAAATAGTACACTCTAAGTGCGGCTGTGTTTAACATGCTGTCTCTGTATAGCTACTCTGGTTATCTGGTATTTACCTCACAGAGCAGTCTCTCTACAGAGTTTAACAAATGTAGGGGTAACAATTTAATTGTTACCCCTACATAATTAATCCCTGCCCTTATTCATATTAATTCAGAATAACACAAACTTTGAAATTGGATTCAGAGTACACAATAATAGTCTGGATGAAATTAGTCCATCTACACAAATTTAAATTAACTTTTGAGATTATACTGACCCTGTGATATGGTGGAATATGGGCCCCACATGACCAGATGCGTTTTGATGCCAGTTAGCAACACACTGTTATCCATGCTTTGTACCATATTGCATTTAACATCCATGCAAATATACCTAGCTATATCTTATTTGTTCACATTAAAATGCCTTGGACTTAATTCATTTCCCTGTAAAGAACATACATGGAATTCCACCAGATTCACAGAACATTAGAATGCCCTTCTATAATTCTCCACATGTATAGACACTTTCACCATGAGGCACCAGTACTCTATCACacatacagcgagagagaggtgggtgggagAGAATAGAGTAAAGTCATTGTACAGTATGTTATCCCAGGAAGAAAGTACTGTTTGTTTCAACACCGGTACGGTAACATTTGTTTTACAGTACCACATAAGTGAAGCTGCTTCAGGATTGGCTGTCCAcaaaaggtcagaggtcaacatTGTCCAATAAGAAGGCCAGCTGCTGGGAGAAGCTCCCCTGACCACAATCAAGTGCAGGAGGAAGAGGTGAGGTCTGGAACTGCTACTGAAAACTAGTCACGACAGACTACAAGACAACTTGATCCCAATGTTCTGGGCCCAGCTTTTCAGAAGTTATCTGATCGGATTCCGGAATCGGACAGGATAAAAAATTATTACAAAAATGTAACTGAAAAATGTGATTATGATCCTCCGGATAAGGATttggtaatccaatctgacctttaatcaTGTCATTTTTTGAATCATGCCAAAACTCTAAAAGACACTGATTAGGATAGTTTTGATGCCAAAAACTGGGATTATCTTGATCCCCCATTCATGTAGTTCACTCATCTCTGTTACCCTATGACAGTGTAGTAGTGGTACCACAATTTGTCCAGTAGATGGCAAGATTTAGGCCTGTTCAAAACACTGAAAATCCTAATTCTGTGATCTTGATATTGTGGTATCTGGATCAGAATGATCCTGATTTTTTTCTGAAAACTGGCTCAAAAACAGCCAGATTGATCTGAACCTGGATAGCAAAAATGGGGATTACAGAATCGAAATTCTGATATGGattaaaagtttttaaaaactGGGCCCTGGTCAGTGGGGTGAGGAGTTGGGCCAAGGCTACCATTAGCTGTCTCTACAGAGGTTACCTGTGGATGGAAGGGAAAGATGACAGTCAAAGGGAATAGCTGATTAACCCGGGTACCAAATACAATCACCAACGCTACATTAGGTTTCAAATGTGTTAATTCCATATGGCAAATAAAGTTGCACTTAAGTGTACAGGCAAGTAGAGATCTGACTAAGtatgctgtgtttacacagggggcaggtctataacttacTGAGTATGCTGCGTTTACACAGAGGACAGGTGTGCTGCAGGAGCAACCACGGATCCACACAGTCCCTGTGGAACTCATGGAGGCAGGGCAGCACGCGAAGACACtgcaacacacagtcacacaccaccaGGTGAGCTAGCATACTACTAACACTCTTGTGTCTAAAAGTAgaatttacaaaaatgtctatgTGTTATACATCTTACTTTCTATGTAACAtattacatgtttgtgtgtgtttctgagtaGTTCCAGAGgagtatactacaaagcaggatcaacgAGTTAAcggcagcaaaaaaaaaaaaaaaattccaacACAAGCTTTTCGTTTCATAGTTGTAACTAAGGCAAATAAAATTTATTTGGGGGTGTCCAAGCCAAAGACCAGGAGCCCTGGATAGGTGTGGTGCCAACACAAATTGATTTTACACTtgaatttgtgtttttttgtttttacatttagcCTACAGtaacaaaataatgaaaatgctactgtattattttacattttaataAAATGGTAATCTAATGTTACCTaagaccttcataaacacaaccaaattattatttttgcgatagcatatatgaaatgtattaattacactgttagaATGTTGCAGTCAAAATGACTGCTCATTAACTTGAAAGGGGGGTCCCTCGAGGCCCATCGGTTCTAGTGTTAAGATAATCTTATATATGAGTTTTTTGTTGGGCATGGTCAAATTGACTCGACAAGTCAAGCTTAGCAGTAAAAAACAACAATGCTATTTAAGAATATTTAGACAAGTTAGCTGGTTAACTCTTTTATCCTGCTTTGTATTATAACCCTCAGGAGTCAGTcagtctgacctggttgttgttGAACTGTTCCAGACAGACAGCACAGTTGTCTGTCTCTAGCTGCGCTGGGTCACACCACGGTTTGGGCTGCCGGTACATCCTGGTCTTCAGGGAAGACAGTCTCTTCAGGATGTCCTGTTTTGGTAACTGTAGGAATGATTAAGTCATGAATATTATGGTGGATGTTTCTACATTATTAATTTTAAAGCATCTCATTGAAATACTGTCGTTCAGTGTCTGTTTACTTACATTTGTTCTAGATTAGTGTGTCTGCTAATTGCTCAATGATTAAAAGAGGAAAATGGTTAAACTCTACCTCCAGGTCGTCATTGAGTTGGTTGTCCTGGTACTGCCATCGAGCCTGAACTATGACCCCTGTACAGAGGATCAGAGCCACCAGTAGGACCGTGTTCCACAGCTGATGCAGGTACTTCTGGAGGACAACACATAACAGGACCGAGCACGAATGTTAACCTACTTCTAAATCATTTGTTTACGTTTGTCACACAACAGAGATATAGGAAAAAGCAATGAGTTGCACGGATCAGTGATTTGTTAGATCTAGCCTGTGAGGAGTTGTAGCTTAAATTCAGATTATCTTTGGTTGCAatgtcatttatttttattttgttgtcCCTATTCATCTGAATGTATGCCATGGTGTTCACACCTGGACCTGCGAGTTGGTCTCTCCGGTGCAGATGACCCCCTGCCACTCTCCATACAGACCGCCTCTGGAGAGACCGCACGTGGACCACAACGTCAGGGTGGCCCCCTACAATACCACCGGAGAGGAGGTTTTACACACATCCAAAGTAATAACATGAGCTGGACAGTAGAGTGATACAATGCATAGAAAACTGGAAATGTCCGCTGACTATTTTGCTGTTCTCTAAGGTGATAAAGTTTATGGCAAAAAATATGATCTTACCAAGTTGTCCTGTAGAATAGTCTTGTATGTGATTTTCACAGTAGCATGAAGGCCCCTATGAAATAAACCATAGAGTTAACTCACTCAGTGTCTCTATATTAGTCAGTATGCTATAGTATATTCATACAATCAAAGCtatactcccgagtggcgcagcggtctaaggcaccatatcgcagtgctagaggcgtcactacagacatcctggttcgattccaggctgaataacaactggccgtgattgggagtcccatagggcggcgctcaattggcccatcgtcgtccaggtttggccggtgtaggtcgtcattgtaaataagaatttgttcttaactgacttgcctagtgaaatatatACACAGAGAGGGATCCTTGTGTAGACTAGTATTGTTTAGTTTTCCATCACTTTGGTACCTGAGGAGTGCTCCGATAAGCTTGGTAACATTTTCTGATGTCTGGATGACAATGACTGGCTTAGAGAGGACTTGGGACAGATCCATCTAGAAAGAGAATACAGGAGAGAATAGTAGTTATCATAGACCATATATCATTGTTCTATCTCTATGGGGGTTATACTGTAAAGCAGTAGTAGAGGAGTGGTTACTCTAACAGCTGACAATTATAGAGCAACATTGGTGTTATGCTCTATAGTGGTGGTTACCAACCCTGGTCCAGGAGAGCtacagggtgtgcaggcttttgctccagcccagcactaacacagccACTGTGTAAGAAAATGACTTTTACCTCTCTGATAGTGTTCTGATTGAGGGCTAGGATGATGAGTGCAGAAGCCCCCAGGACCAAGGCTCGTTTCATCTAACAAAGAGAGATAGTGGTTATACTTACTTCAGACTTACTTTACCCACACTGATATATTTGCATGTGTTAAAagtgtgtaaaaaatatataaatcataTTTCATGCTGTAACCCTCCTACTAATCACTATTCACTAAGTTAAAGATGTATATTTAGGTTAACATTTTACAGTATTGCCAttctattttttacatttgaaaaTCATCTTTGTTTAATAATTTCATAttaacatgtgataaggccacacagagggccagagataattacagacacctgtacAAAGTACCCAAAAGGCCCATTAAATGTCATGTGATAGATTACAATGATAAAATCCTGGATTTCAAAAAATCTGGTAGTTCCCTGGTAAATTTCCtttaatataccctccctttgcaaccatAGGTGAAACTCTGTGGTGCTGAAGAACAGATACAACATTCAGACAGTTATTCATCTCTTACTGACTTACTGCctgcctggggcggcagggtagcctagtggttagagcgttgggctagtaaccgaaaggttgcaagttcaaatccccgagccgacaaggtacaaatctgtcgttctgcccctgaacaggcagttaacccacttcctaggccgtcattgaaaataagaatttgttcttaactgacttgcctagttaaataaaggtcaaataaaaaaataaactgatATATATAGTTTGTTGTGTGTCACAATACTTATTTCACCAAATATACAAATTATTCAACAAAACAGTAGACTGACTGTTCTTCCCATGCCCATGTGAGTGATTCCTCACAAAACCAGGACAAAAAAAGATTTGGGGGATTATCACTAAATTGAATCCATAAAATCATCCTTTGGAGGAAGTATACAAAacatttccatgacagactgaccaggtgaaagctactgtATGATCCCTTATGTCACTCgctaaatccacttaaatcagtgtagatgaagggggaggagacaggttaaataatgatttttaagcaatttgccagtaggcctatggtctcataagtcttctcaagtaccccctagAGATAGACCAAGTACACCCAGGGGTCATAGTACCACTGGTTGGGAAACACTGAGCATATTATGTTCaacaatgtatatattttttaagttacCAACTCAAAATGTTATATTCTCAATATTCATAAATGAACGCACAAAAATTGTATTTAAATCAaaatactactcatattacagaACAAGCGGTAAAGCTTAATATGAAATAAAATGTTgctttgtagcacctacagatcatggagtcttaaaggaagCCTAGGTAATGCCAGAAACGTTGATAAATTATTTTtcaattatgcttttagatacaaatgtcaaatatatgtcaacaatccttccttCAAATAATCATTTTATGGATTACATTTTGTGAAAATCCCCAAAATCATGGTATTTTTTTGTCTCGTTTCCTCCCTGAACTCACTTTATTGACAACGGCAGCAGCAAAGGATTCCTGGCT
It contains:
- the LOC139411214 gene encoding RING finger protein 215 isoform X1 — protein: MSASCCYFTVVFLVSAPSFLSCLLVTGAQVALVEVLLRERPDVSTVLQGEVLEANWESSSVPEKHNQQQEHDLEGDLILVQDEEPQVSRDKGGGVQAKDQEPWIGVVPVKVEESKASTAGNSQESFAAAVVNKMKRALVLGASALIILALNQNTIREMDLSQVLSKPVIVIQTSENVTKLIGALLRGLHATVKITYKTILQDNLGATLTLWSTCGLSRGGLYGEWQGVICTGETNSQVQKYLHQLWNTVLLVALILCTGVIVQARWQYQDNQLNDDLELPKQDILKRLSSLKTRMYRQPKPWCDPAQLETDNCAVCLEQFNNNQCLRVLPCLHEFHRDCVDPWLLLQHTCPLCKRSILSNLCRDS
- the LOC139411214 gene encoding RING finger protein 215 isoform X2, whose translation is MSASCCYFTVVFLVSAPSFLSCLLVTGAQVALVEVLLRERPDVSTVLQGEVLEANWESSSVPEKHNQQQEHDLEGDLILVQDEEPQVSRDKGGGVQAKDQEPWIGVVPVKVEESKASTAGNSQESFAAAVVNKMDLSQVLSKPVIVIQTSENVTKLIGALLRGLHATVKITYKTILQDNLGATLTLWSTCGLSRGGLYGEWQGVICTGETNSQVQKYLHQLWNTVLLVALILCTGVIVQARWQYQDNQLNDDLELPKQDILKRLSSLKTRMYRQPKPWCDPAQLETDNCAVCLEQFNNNQCLRVLPCLHEFHRDCVDPWLLLQHTCPLCKRSILSNLCRDS